The sequence AAACCCGTGTTGCATGCAAAACTATTTTATCATAATTCGGGACCTCATTCAATAAAGTTAGTCAGGAGATATCTAAACTTTATTCAAGATATAGCTGATATGAGCCTAAATACATGCTCGTACCGATTttcatattatgttatataaggGAGGAAGCTAAAATTTAGAGTTGGCATGATTAATCCTTGCACCGCTGTTAGCGAATCTATTTCCAGCGGGGGCGAGCCCGTATATAATGCCGTATTCAATTTGATCTCTTGTAACGAAGCCAGCACCGGTCAATGTCATTTCAAGACGCAAAAGTTTGCATATCCACGAAACCAGGTCACATTCACCCGTCGCATACTTCACGACGACGCCGTAAACTGGCGGACGAGATAACTTCATGCGTCAAAGCGTCAATCTTGGACGGCGGATTTATCGTTCGCATAATAATTCTTGTGCGCGTGTGGTCAATAACCAAATAGGCTAAAAAGGTACAGGAAAGTCGGAATCAGACCTTCGAGGCACAAGCCTGCTGCCCGTTGCCACGCGTCTCCGATGGGAATGGACTATTACGCATATTATCCAATTGTCTCATGCCGCGtggcatagatttttttttttttttgggtttaccGTGGTTGGGATCCATAGCGGGGCTCCTCCGCCCTGAAGGGAATAATTCGTCCGGCACTCAATGGACGCACCTATAAATACGGGATACGGCCGTCATCACCGTGTCTTCTTCTCCGTCTACCCGCAGCTTTCCTTCTCCCTTCTCGACCGGGGAAAGTTCGAAGTTTCGGGAGCTCGATCCATCGATAGCCGTCGGATCTCCGCCGCGATCCGAAGATGAACGACGCTGATGTGGCCAAGCAGATCCAGCAGATGGTGCGGTTCATCCGCCAGGAGGCGGAGGAGAAGGCCAACGAGATCTCCGTCTCCGCCGAAGAGGTTCCGATCTCTCTCCCCTTTTGTTGATCCCATTTCTCCATATCTTTGCTAAATTCTGCTGTGAGATTTCCATTCATCTGGCCATTTTTTCCCCGGATTCTCTTGGTGATGTTTATTTGACTGATCTGTTATCGTTTATTGGTAATTTAGGGAAATCTTGATAGATTGGTTCTGTGATTATCTATAATTTGGCATGAAAGAAGCTTAGAAGAGTAATTTTTATCCTTCCTGTGATGATTAATTTGGATGGATGACGCTGATGGGATGTACTAAAGATTACGCGAGGATATCATGGAAAAAGTTGATCTTCTGAGTTTTGCTATCGTTGTGCTTCTTTAGATCGCTAATATTTTGTTGAATCAATTGGTGTTTCGGTGTTTGTGTTCTGATTATAGAGTTATTCTACATTGCAGAAGTAACAAATGAGCCTATCTATCAGCTGCTGGAGATGTACATCCCAATATCCTGGAATTTTTGTTAACAgtgctgatttttcttttcatctttttctaaaTCATTTAGTTGCTTGTTGGAAGCCCATTAATTTGACAAGGTGTCGATGCAGAATTAGTTGATTGGCTGGGTTAGGTGGCAGAAAAGAGAAGCTAACTTGTAATCATAGAAAGAAGATTTCATTTTACTGTGCCGATTAGCACTGTTTATTGCTGTTTAATGCCAGGCAACTAGTCAAACAGATCATTCATCATAAGCTTCAAGGGCTTAATGAATGGATTTATCTTCACATATTAGGGATTAAGTTTTAAATGGTGAAGTTAAAAATTTGGATACGGAGAATGATAATCTttcttaataaataaaaaaaattactgcAAGGGCTACAAACAACAGAGGAATATCTAGATAATTGGAAACTGAAATCAGATTACAATGTTTTTTTTGGGTAATGATGAAGGATTTTGCTGCAATGCGAAATAGCCTCTTTATGTTTTGCAATTCTTGCTGTTTTACTGATTGTTGTGCTCATATAAATGCCGTTTTACCGATTTGAATTCTTTCTTTTATCTTTCCCTCCCTAAAGTCTTGTTCTATGCGTTGATGGCCTTGTAGGAATTTAACATCGAGaaattgcaactttttgaagctgaaaagaagaagatcagACAAGAATATGAACGAAAGGAGAAACTGGTCGAAGTTCGGAGAAAAATGTAATCCTCTTGGCACctcttctttttgttctttgacattcattttcttttgttatttgttTTCCCTGCTGACAAACTTTAAAAGACGGTTAACCCAAGAGAACTGGTGCACAGAGCAATGTGTCTCGTAAATTCAAGAGACGAATATGAAACCTAAAAGAAGGAAAAGCACTAGATTAAAGTGAACACTTCATGGTTGAGGCCCAATCCCACTAAAGAAATGACAAAAATCTAATTGTACACCATATAGCTGACAAAAATTCATATCAATAAATTCTAAAATGCACCACTACTTCCAAAGTTTATGCTCAAACTACCTTCTTATTTGTTTCAAAGTTGCAGCAAGTATTAATCTATGCTTGAATCTTGCATCACTTTGTCTAAtgggtttttcagcaatgttcAATTTCTTTCATTTACCTCATATGTTCAACTAAATTTTCTAACAAAATCTATTCTCTGAGCAACAATGTAGCACATGTTATGGGATACCATAGAGGCCTGATTAGCCCCCATAGATTTAATGTATTCATTGTTTAAGGAAGCAACTAGAAGGGAAGGAGGCTCTTCTAGGCGAGTGGTCCAGAGGAAAGTGCAAAATCAGTTTACCCTTATAGATTAAAATTGTAGAAGATGATACGAGAGTGTTGAACAATCACCACTAAGGCATATTTTAAGATGCCATATTGGGGGAACTCATGCACATACACTGTAAGATAGCAAGCCATGTACAGGCATATGAAGAGAGTAAAgtgatatgttatgattgcaactTATGAATTATAAGCATGTAGGCACatgcatatatgcatgtatgcgTTAAAGTTTTTAGTTTGTAGGCACATGCATATATGTTCAACtatgcatacatgcatatatgcatGTGCCTACATGCTTATAAAAGCTAACACTTGTGAACATCTATCAGCATGATGTCATGGTTTGACAaagtttactttttctttctgcAGTGAGTATTCTATGCAGCTGAATGCTTCTCGTATCAAAGTTCTTCAGGCGCAGGATGATTTAGTCAACTCCATGAAGGAGGCTGCGGGGAAGGAACTCCTGCATATCAGCCATGATCAATATGCATATGAAAAGCTTCTGAAAGAACTGATTGTTCAGGTATCAGAGTTTGAGCATATTTTCTTGTAATTACTAGTATTGGATGCTTAAAATACCATGGCCATTTCCCATGACAACAcaaaattgatgagttagtatgCTATGCAATGAAAAGCTATAAACCAGACAAAGATCTTGCATTAATGTGATTGCAAAAGGAGGAAAAAGCATGGCTTAGATAATTTTTTGTTTAGATGCTGCATATGATACGGCCGGAATAGTCACTAAATATTGGTGAGATAACTCAAATTTCTTGTCAATTGTTAACCACTTTAGTTGCAATATCAGTGCTTTCTATCATTCCAAGCTAATTCATCATTACTTAAATATCTTTGCTTTCCATAACTTGGTTCCATTTGccatcttttattattattattattattattagataCTAAGCTAATACTCCTCTTTTAATCATTTTAGAGCTTGCTTAGATTGAAGGAACCAGCCGTATTGCTGCGCTGTCGTGAAGCTGACCTTTATCTTGTGCAGTCAGTTTTGGATTCAGCAAAGAATGAATATGCAGAGAAAGCAAATGTTGTTCCTCCTGAAATTGTAGTAGACTACAATGTCTACCTGCCCCCAGCTCCTACCCATCATCATGCACATGGCCTCTTTTGGTAGTGCACCTTCCATCTAAGTTCATAAATGTTTAGTGATTAAATATCTGAGCTGAATATCAATAGTTTTGCAGTCATAACTGAGAGGCCAATCCTAATCGATTTATTTAGATGCTTGTAGACTTCATGCTTTAGTTTAGTTTTTTCATAAACGACAACTTGATACACTTAGAAGCTTGGAAgggaatatataatttttattaatactCACAATTGCTTGTAAAATGCACCAAATGCTGTATAATATGCAAAATCATGGCTTCATATCTTGGAGGGATAAAAGTAAATATCAAATCATTGGTTAAGAAACTCTCTACATGTTTATGTCCAAGTAGGCACATGTATTTAGAGAAAACAAATAATTTCTGATTATCATGATGAGAGTTTGATTAATTTCTACAAATTTCCTTTATATTCCTTAATATCTGTATTGCAGTTACCTCTAATATTATCACAACTATAAGATGCAACCCATTTTTTATATCTAAGGGAACCTGTTGACTAAATGTATCATAACCATCATGACAACTCCATGTTATCTAAGGACTTCAGAAGGATGTTATTTTCCTTATGCACTGATCAAATGATTCACCCTGCAAAAAATATTAGAGGAAAGTTGATGGTGAATCAGTCAGTAGGCCATTAAAATGATAAGCAAAGGTCAACATCAAAATAGCAATGACCAAATAATTGAACACCTCTGTTTAGATAAAACAACCAATAGAAGGTGCTTGAATTCCACAATGAACTATTCCACTAAATACATGCTCTTAACAAACTTCCCTATGACTAAATCAACATGTTCTTAGAGAACAAGCAAATTTGTGAAGTTCATCatcgaagaagggaaaaaggtaTCTTCAAGAAATCCATAAGATGCTCTTGATGGGATGGTATTTGGTTCATACACCAATGGATATCAAGTGATTTCATCATCCATCATAACCATCTCTTCTTCAAAGAACTTCAAAGTCGGAACATGAATTTCGAAAAAATCATTGGAATCTCCAAGGAAATCCCCATTCGTAATCCAGTGTTTTTAAATAGTCATTAACTCCAACTGTCAGTCCTGCTCTTATTTAATCTTTTTTGTTCAAGCCATGCATACAAGTAACAAGGCCAAAAATCTCTGATATCTCATGCCAAATACACCATCATCTCCGAAATCGAGGTCCATATTTATCAATCAAAACAGTATTCCATCTTTGTGGGCCCTTGTCCTGCACTTATTTTCTTCCATGGAACTGGCTCTTCCAtatgttaaaaaataaaatggcaTTTGATAATGTTGTATTGTTCTTAGGGTTCTTGTTCTAGTTGCATTAGTGGCTTTAGGTGTTAACTCATTAATCCTGTGGGATTTTTGccttttgtttattttctaTATGGTGACTCTAATTATAAAGGATCATCAATGATGACTGATGATGGGTTTTAATGATTCAGCTCTGGAGGTGTTGTCTTGGCTTCTATAGATGGGAAGATCGTTATTGAGAACACACTTGATGCAAGGCTGGATGTTGTCTTCCGGAAGAAACTTCCAGAGGTGCTTACTTTCTCTTCACTGGATAATTTGACTTCTTTGAGCTTCGTCAACAAGTTGGCAATTTGTTGAGAAAACAAAGTGCTCTGAATATCTTATCCCAGTGCATGCatggaaaatttctgcatggaCACCCTAATCTGCTGCCTACTTCAAGTCAGTCACTGTCTGACAATGTGCAATCATCAGTCCCACCATTAGATGCCGGGCAGTGATAATGTTTTTGGAAAAAATAGACAGCAGATTGGGACATCTATGGAAATTTGTTTTAGCATCTGAATTCAATTCTAGTTGTTAGGCATTATGGTGTTGTGCTCTCTTTATTTATTCTTCTTGTTTATTTTTTCTCCTGTTTTCCTTTT comes from Phoenix dactylifera cultivar Barhee BC4 unplaced genomic scaffold, palm_55x_up_171113_PBpolish2nd_filt_p 000121F, whole genome shotgun sequence and encodes:
- the LOC103713489 gene encoding V-type proton ATPase subunit E-like gives rise to the protein MNDADVAKQIQQMVRFIRQEAEEKANEISVSAEEEFNIEKLQLFEAEKKKIRQEYERKEKLVEVRRKIEYSMQLNASRIKVLQAQDDLVNSMKEAAGKELLHISHDQYAYEKLLKELIVQSLLRLKEPAVLLRCREADLYLVQSVLDSAKNEYAEKANVVPPEIVVDYNVYLPPAPTHHHAHGLFCSGGVVLASIDGKIVIENTLDARLDVVFRKKLPEIRRHLFGQVIA